Proteins encoded together in one Cicer arietinum cultivar CDC Frontier isolate Library 1 chromosome 4, Cicar.CDCFrontier_v2.0, whole genome shotgun sequence window:
- the LOC101495782 gene encoding LRR receptor-like serine/threonine-protein kinase ER1 isoform X1 produces the protein MAFGFGVLFLLVLLICFNVNSVDSDDGATLLEIKKSFRDVDNVLYDWTNSPTSDYCAWRGISCDNVTFNVVALNLSGLNLEGEISPAIGSLQSLVSIDLKENRLSGQIPDEIGDCSSLISLDLSFNEIRGDIPFSISKLKQLENLALKNNQLIGPIPSTLSQIPNLKILDLAQNNLSGEIPRLIYWNEVLQYLGLRGNNLVGSLSPDMCQLTGLWYFDVKNNSLTGSIPENIGNCTSFQVLDLSYNQLTGVIPFNIGFLQIATLSLQGNKLSGQIPSVIGLMQALAVLDLSCNMLTGPIPPILGNLTYTEKLYLHGNKLTGFIPPELGNMTKLHYLELNDNHLSGRIPPELGKLTELFDLNVANNNLEGPIPGNISSCTNLNSLNVHGNKLNGTIPPTLQSLESMTSLNLSSNNLQGVIPIELSRIGNLDTLDISNNKLIGSIPSSLGDLEHLLKLNLSRNNLTGPIPAEFGNLKSVMEIDLSHNKLSDLIPVELGQLQNIASLRLENNELTGDVASLVNCLSLSLINVSYNNLVGVIPTSNNFTRFSPDSFIGNPGLCGNWLHFPCQGSRPAERVTLSKAAILGITLGALVILLMILLAACRPHNPSPFPDGSLEKPGDKSITYSPPKLVILHMNMALHVYDDIMRMTENLSEKYIIGNGASSTVYKCVLKNCKPVAIKRLYSHFPQYLKEFKTELETVGSIKHRNLVSLQGYSLSPYGHLLFYDYMENGSLWDLLHGPTTKKKKLNWDLRLKIALGAAQGLAYLHHDCSPRIIHRDVKSSNILLDADFEPHLTDFGIAKSLCPTKSHTSTYIMGTIGYIDPEYARTSRLTEKSDVYSYGIVLLELLTGRKAVDNESNLHHLILSKTADNAVMETVDPDVTATCKDLGAIKKVYQLALLCTKRQPADRPTMHEVARVLASLVPLTTPPKQLTPPLPAISAKLPCYMDEYANLKTPHLVNCPSMSTSDAQLFLKFGEVISQNSE, from the exons ATGGCATTTGGATTTGGAGTACTATTTCTTCTTGTTTTGCTCATTTGTTTCAATGTCAATTCTGTGGATTCAGATGATG GTGCTACATTGTTAGAGATAAAGAAGTCATTTAGGGATGTGGATAATGTTTTATATGATTGGACAAACTCACCAACATCAGATTATTGTGCTTGGAGAGGGATCTCATGTGATAATGTCACATTCAATGTTGTTGCACT CAATCTTTCAGGGCTTAATCTTGAAGGCGAAATTTCGCCTGCAATAGGGAGCCTTCAAAGCTTGGTTTCTAT TGATCTAAAAGAAAACCGGCTATCGGGTCAGATACCTGATGAAATTGGTGACTGCTCTTCGTTGATAAGCTT GGACTTGTCTTTTAACGAAATTCGAGGGGATATaccattttcaatttctaagcTGAAACAACTGGAAAATCT GGCTTTGAAAAATAACCAGTTGATTGGACCAATTCCTTCAACATTGTCACAGATTCCTAACTTGAAGATTCT GGATTTGGCACAAAATAATCTTAGTGGTGAAATTCCAAGGCTTATATACTGGAATGAAGTTTTGCAGTATCT CGGCTTGCGAGGGAACAATTTGGTCGGTTCACTATCTCCAGACATGTGCCAGTTAACCGGCTTGTGGTATTT TGATGTGAAGAACAATAGCTTAACAGGAAGTATTCCTGAAAACATAGGCAATTGTACCTCCTTCCAGGTCTT GGATTTATCTTACAACCAGTTAACTGGAGTGATTCCATTCAATATTGGGTTTCTGCAAATAGCAACCTT GTCATTGCAAGGAAATAAACTTTCTGGACAGATTCCATCAGTGATTGGTCTCATGCAAGCACTTGCTGTGTT AGATTTGAGTTGTAACATGTTAACTGGACCAATCCCTCCTATTTTGGGGAATTTGACGTACACAGAAAAATT GTACTTGCATGGAAACAAGCTGACTGGCTTCATCCCTCCGGAGCTCGGAAATATGACAAAGCTTCACTATTT GGAACTGAATGATAATCATCTAAGTGGACGCATCCCTCCCGAGCTCGGAAAGCTTACTGAACTATTCGACTT AAATGTTGCTAACAACAACCTTGAGGGGCCGATTCCCGGTAATATTAGCTCGTGTACAAACCTTAACAGCCT AAATGTACATGGGAATAAGCTTAATGGAACAATACCCCCTACTTTGCAAAGCTTGGAGAGTATGACTTCTTT GAATCTTTCGTCAAACAACCTTCAAGGCGTTATTCCAATTGAGTTGTCACGGATTGGTAATTTGGATACATT GGACATTtcaaacaataaattaattggATCAATTCCTTCTTCCCTTGGTGACTTGGAACATCTTCTGAAGCT GAATCTTAGCAGAAACAATTTAACAGGACCTATTCCAGCAGAATTTGGTAATCTTAAAAGTGTTATGGAAAT TGATCTTTCTCATAACAAACTCTCTGACTTGATTCCTGTAGAGCTTGGTCAGCTACAGAACATAGCATCATT GAGGCTTGAAAACAACGAATTAACTGGGGATGTGGCGTCACTTGTAAATTGTCTTAGTCTTTCTCTGAT TAATGTATCCTATAACAATCTAGTTGGTGTTATTCCTACAAGCAACAACTTTACCAGGTTTTCACCTGACAG TTTCATTGGAAATCCTGGTCTTTGTGGTAATTGGCTTCATTTTCCATGTCAAGGCTCTCGCCCTGCTGAGCGAG TTACATTATCTAAGGCGGCTATTCTTGGAATTACGCTTGGTGCCCTTGTAATTCTTCTTATGATACTGCTGGCAGCTTGCCGGCCACACAACCCGTCTCCGTTTCCAGACGGATCACTCGAAAAACCAGGTGACAAATCAA TTACTTACTCGCCTCCAAAACTAGTGATTCTTCACATGAATATGGCACTTCATGTGTATGACGATATCATGAGGATGACTGAAAACCTGAGTGAGAAGTATATAATTGGAAATGGTGCATCAAGTACGGTTTATAAATGCGTTCTTAAAAATTGCAAGCCAGTTGCTATAAAGAGACTCTATTCTCACTTTCCACAATACTTGAAAGAATTTAAAACCGAGCTTGAGACGGTTGGCAGCATTAAGCACCGGAATCTAGTCAGTCTCCAAGGCTACTCTTTGTCACCGTATGGTCACCTTCTCTTTTATGACTACATGGAAAATGGAAGTCTATGGGATCTTCTTCATG GACCTACcacaaagaagaaaaaactcAACTGGGATCTGCGTCTAAAAATAGCACTTGGAGCAGCGCAAGGACTTGCATATTTACACCATGATTGCAGTCCTCGCATCATCCACAGGGACGTGAAATCATCAAATATTTTACTAGATGCAGACTTTGAGCCCCATCTCACCGATTTCGGCATTGCCAAAAGTCTCTGCCCTACAAAGTCACATACTTCTACTTACATTATGGGCACAATTGGCTACATTGACCCTGAGTATGCCAGAACTTCCCGTCTCACCGAGAAATCTGATGTTTACAGCTACGGAATTGTTTTACTCGAATTGCTAACTGGGAGAAAAGCTGTTGACAATGAATCCAACCTCCATCATCTA ATTTTGTCGAAGACAGCTGACAATGCAGTAATGGAAACAGTTGATCCCGACGTAACTGCCACATGCAAGGACTTAGGAGCAATAAAGAAAGTTTATCAGCTTGCTTTATTATGCACAAAGAGGCAGCCAGCTGATAGGCCAACAATGCATGAAGTGGCGCGCGTTTTAGCAAGTCTTGTGCCGTTAACCACCCCGCCGAAACAACTAACACCTCCACTGCCTGCAATATCTGCCAAACTGCCATGCTACATGGATGAGTATGCAAATCTCAAGACACCTCATTTAGTTAACTGTCCTTCCATGAGCACCTCAGATGCTCAACTTTTCCTCAAGTTTGGAGAAGTAATCTCTCAGAACAGTGAATGA
- the LOC101495782 gene encoding LRR receptor-like serine/threonine-protein kinase ER1 isoform X2: MAFGFGVLFLLVLLICFNVNSVDSDDGATLLEIKKSFRDVDNVLYDWTNSPTSDYCAWRGISCDNVTFNVVALNLSGLNLEGEISPAIGSLQSLVSIDLKENRLSGQIPDEIGDCSSLISLDLSFNEIRGDIPFSISKLKQLENLALKNNQLIGPIPSTLSQIPNLKILDLAQNNLSGEIPRLIYWNEVLQYLGLRGNNLVGSLSPDMCQLTGLWYFDVKNNSLTGSIPENIGNCTSFQVLDLSYNQLTGVIPFNIGFLQIATLSLQGNKLSGQIPSVIGLMQALAVLDLSCNMLTGPIPPILGNLTYTEKLYLHGNKLTGFIPPELGNMTKLHYLELNDNHLSGRIPPELGKLTELFDLNVANNNLEGPIPGNISSCTNLNSLNVHGNKLNGTIPPTLQSLESMTSLNLSSNNLQGVIPIELSRIGNLDTLDISNNKLIGSIPSSLGDLEHLLKLNLSRNNLTGPIPAEFGNLKSVMEIDLSHNKLSDLIPVELGQLQNIASLRLENNELTGDVASLVNCLSLSLINVSYNNLVGVIPTSNNFTRFSPDSFIGNPGLCGNWLHFPCQGSRPAERVTLSKAAILGITLGALVILLMILLAACRPHNPSPFPDGSLEKPVTYSPPKLVILHMNMALHVYDDIMRMTENLSEKYIIGNGASSTVYKCVLKNCKPVAIKRLYSHFPQYLKEFKTELETVGSIKHRNLVSLQGYSLSPYGHLLFYDYMENGSLWDLLHGPTTKKKKLNWDLRLKIALGAAQGLAYLHHDCSPRIIHRDVKSSNILLDADFEPHLTDFGIAKSLCPTKSHTSTYIMGTIGYIDPEYARTSRLTEKSDVYSYGIVLLELLTGRKAVDNESNLHHLILSKTADNAVMETVDPDVTATCKDLGAIKKVYQLALLCTKRQPADRPTMHEVARVLASLVPLTTPPKQLTPPLPAISAKLPCYMDEYANLKTPHLVNCPSMSTSDAQLFLKFGEVISQNSE, translated from the exons ATGGCATTTGGATTTGGAGTACTATTTCTTCTTGTTTTGCTCATTTGTTTCAATGTCAATTCTGTGGATTCAGATGATG GTGCTACATTGTTAGAGATAAAGAAGTCATTTAGGGATGTGGATAATGTTTTATATGATTGGACAAACTCACCAACATCAGATTATTGTGCTTGGAGAGGGATCTCATGTGATAATGTCACATTCAATGTTGTTGCACT CAATCTTTCAGGGCTTAATCTTGAAGGCGAAATTTCGCCTGCAATAGGGAGCCTTCAAAGCTTGGTTTCTAT TGATCTAAAAGAAAACCGGCTATCGGGTCAGATACCTGATGAAATTGGTGACTGCTCTTCGTTGATAAGCTT GGACTTGTCTTTTAACGAAATTCGAGGGGATATaccattttcaatttctaagcTGAAACAACTGGAAAATCT GGCTTTGAAAAATAACCAGTTGATTGGACCAATTCCTTCAACATTGTCACAGATTCCTAACTTGAAGATTCT GGATTTGGCACAAAATAATCTTAGTGGTGAAATTCCAAGGCTTATATACTGGAATGAAGTTTTGCAGTATCT CGGCTTGCGAGGGAACAATTTGGTCGGTTCACTATCTCCAGACATGTGCCAGTTAACCGGCTTGTGGTATTT TGATGTGAAGAACAATAGCTTAACAGGAAGTATTCCTGAAAACATAGGCAATTGTACCTCCTTCCAGGTCTT GGATTTATCTTACAACCAGTTAACTGGAGTGATTCCATTCAATATTGGGTTTCTGCAAATAGCAACCTT GTCATTGCAAGGAAATAAACTTTCTGGACAGATTCCATCAGTGATTGGTCTCATGCAAGCACTTGCTGTGTT AGATTTGAGTTGTAACATGTTAACTGGACCAATCCCTCCTATTTTGGGGAATTTGACGTACACAGAAAAATT GTACTTGCATGGAAACAAGCTGACTGGCTTCATCCCTCCGGAGCTCGGAAATATGACAAAGCTTCACTATTT GGAACTGAATGATAATCATCTAAGTGGACGCATCCCTCCCGAGCTCGGAAAGCTTACTGAACTATTCGACTT AAATGTTGCTAACAACAACCTTGAGGGGCCGATTCCCGGTAATATTAGCTCGTGTACAAACCTTAACAGCCT AAATGTACATGGGAATAAGCTTAATGGAACAATACCCCCTACTTTGCAAAGCTTGGAGAGTATGACTTCTTT GAATCTTTCGTCAAACAACCTTCAAGGCGTTATTCCAATTGAGTTGTCACGGATTGGTAATTTGGATACATT GGACATTtcaaacaataaattaattggATCAATTCCTTCTTCCCTTGGTGACTTGGAACATCTTCTGAAGCT GAATCTTAGCAGAAACAATTTAACAGGACCTATTCCAGCAGAATTTGGTAATCTTAAAAGTGTTATGGAAAT TGATCTTTCTCATAACAAACTCTCTGACTTGATTCCTGTAGAGCTTGGTCAGCTACAGAACATAGCATCATT GAGGCTTGAAAACAACGAATTAACTGGGGATGTGGCGTCACTTGTAAATTGTCTTAGTCTTTCTCTGAT TAATGTATCCTATAACAATCTAGTTGGTGTTATTCCTACAAGCAACAACTTTACCAGGTTTTCACCTGACAG TTTCATTGGAAATCCTGGTCTTTGTGGTAATTGGCTTCATTTTCCATGTCAAGGCTCTCGCCCTGCTGAGCGAG TTACATTATCTAAGGCGGCTATTCTTGGAATTACGCTTGGTGCCCTTGTAATTCTTCTTATGATACTGCTGGCAGCTTGCCGGCCACACAACCCGTCTCCGTTTCCAGACGGATCACTCGAAAAACCAG TTACTTACTCGCCTCCAAAACTAGTGATTCTTCACATGAATATGGCACTTCATGTGTATGACGATATCATGAGGATGACTGAAAACCTGAGTGAGAAGTATATAATTGGAAATGGTGCATCAAGTACGGTTTATAAATGCGTTCTTAAAAATTGCAAGCCAGTTGCTATAAAGAGACTCTATTCTCACTTTCCACAATACTTGAAAGAATTTAAAACCGAGCTTGAGACGGTTGGCAGCATTAAGCACCGGAATCTAGTCAGTCTCCAAGGCTACTCTTTGTCACCGTATGGTCACCTTCTCTTTTATGACTACATGGAAAATGGAAGTCTATGGGATCTTCTTCATG GACCTACcacaaagaagaaaaaactcAACTGGGATCTGCGTCTAAAAATAGCACTTGGAGCAGCGCAAGGACTTGCATATTTACACCATGATTGCAGTCCTCGCATCATCCACAGGGACGTGAAATCATCAAATATTTTACTAGATGCAGACTTTGAGCCCCATCTCACCGATTTCGGCATTGCCAAAAGTCTCTGCCCTACAAAGTCACATACTTCTACTTACATTATGGGCACAATTGGCTACATTGACCCTGAGTATGCCAGAACTTCCCGTCTCACCGAGAAATCTGATGTTTACAGCTACGGAATTGTTTTACTCGAATTGCTAACTGGGAGAAAAGCTGTTGACAATGAATCCAACCTCCATCATCTA ATTTTGTCGAAGACAGCTGACAATGCAGTAATGGAAACAGTTGATCCCGACGTAACTGCCACATGCAAGGACTTAGGAGCAATAAAGAAAGTTTATCAGCTTGCTTTATTATGCACAAAGAGGCAGCCAGCTGATAGGCCAACAATGCATGAAGTGGCGCGCGTTTTAGCAAGTCTTGTGCCGTTAACCACCCCGCCGAAACAACTAACACCTCCACTGCCTGCAATATCTGCCAAACTGCCATGCTACATGGATGAGTATGCAAATCTCAAGACACCTCATTTAGTTAACTGTCCTTCCATGAGCACCTCAGATGCTCAACTTTTCCTCAAGTTTGGAGAAGTAATCTCTCAGAACAGTGAATGA
- the LOC101495782 gene encoding uncharacterized protein isoform X3, with translation MSATLLEIKKSFRDVDNVLYDWTNSPTSDYCAWRGISCDNVTFNVVALNLSGLNLEGEISPAIGSLQSLVSIDLKENRLSGQIPDEIGDCSSLISLDLSFNEIRGDIPFSISKLKQLENLALKNNQLIGPIPSTLSQIPNLKILDLAQNNLSGEIPRLIYWNEVLQYLGLRGNNLVGSLSPDMCQLTGLWYFDVKNNSLTGSIPENIGNCTSFQVLDLSYNQLTGVIPFNIGFLQIATLSLQGNKLSGQIPSVIGLMQALAVLDLSCNMLTGPIPPILGNLTYTEKLYLHGNKLTGFIPPELGNMTKLHYLELNDNHLSGRIPPELGKLTELFDLNVANNNLEGPIPGNISSCTNLNSLNVHGNKLNGTIPPTLQSLESMTSLNLSSNNLQGVIPIELSRIGNLDTLDISNNKLIGSIPSSLGDLEHLLKLNLSRNNLTGPIPAEFGNLKSVMEIDLSHNKLSDLIPVELGQLQNIASLRLENNELTGDVASLVNCLSLSLINVSYNNLVGVIPTSNNFTRFSPDSFIGNPGLCGNWLHFPCQGSRPAERVTLSKAAILGITLGALVILLMILLAACRPHNPSPFPDGSLEKPGDKSITYSPPKLVILHMNMALHVYDDIMRMTENLSEKYIIGNGASSTVYKCVLKNCKPVAIKRLYSHFPQYLKEFKTELETVGSIKHRNLVSLQGYSLSPYGHLLFYDYMENGSLWDLLHGPTTKKKKLNWDLRLKIALGAAQGLAYLHHDCSPRIIHRDVKSSNILLDADFEPHLTDFGIAKSLCPTKSHTSTYIMGTIGYIDPEYARTSRLTEKSDVYSYGIVLLELLTGRKAVDNESNLHHLILSKTADNAVMETVDPDVTATCKDLGAIKKVYQLALLCTKRQPADRPTMHEVARVLASLVPLTTPPKQLTPPLPAISAKLPCYMDEYANLKTPHLVNCPSMSTSDAQLFLKFGEVISQNSE, from the exons ATGA GTGCTACATTGTTAGAGATAAAGAAGTCATTTAGGGATGTGGATAATGTTTTATATGATTGGACAAACTCACCAACATCAGATTATTGTGCTTGGAGAGGGATCTCATGTGATAATGTCACATTCAATGTTGTTGCACT CAATCTTTCAGGGCTTAATCTTGAAGGCGAAATTTCGCCTGCAATAGGGAGCCTTCAAAGCTTGGTTTCTAT TGATCTAAAAGAAAACCGGCTATCGGGTCAGATACCTGATGAAATTGGTGACTGCTCTTCGTTGATAAGCTT GGACTTGTCTTTTAACGAAATTCGAGGGGATATaccattttcaatttctaagcTGAAACAACTGGAAAATCT GGCTTTGAAAAATAACCAGTTGATTGGACCAATTCCTTCAACATTGTCACAGATTCCTAACTTGAAGATTCT GGATTTGGCACAAAATAATCTTAGTGGTGAAATTCCAAGGCTTATATACTGGAATGAAGTTTTGCAGTATCT CGGCTTGCGAGGGAACAATTTGGTCGGTTCACTATCTCCAGACATGTGCCAGTTAACCGGCTTGTGGTATTT TGATGTGAAGAACAATAGCTTAACAGGAAGTATTCCTGAAAACATAGGCAATTGTACCTCCTTCCAGGTCTT GGATTTATCTTACAACCAGTTAACTGGAGTGATTCCATTCAATATTGGGTTTCTGCAAATAGCAACCTT GTCATTGCAAGGAAATAAACTTTCTGGACAGATTCCATCAGTGATTGGTCTCATGCAAGCACTTGCTGTGTT AGATTTGAGTTGTAACATGTTAACTGGACCAATCCCTCCTATTTTGGGGAATTTGACGTACACAGAAAAATT GTACTTGCATGGAAACAAGCTGACTGGCTTCATCCCTCCGGAGCTCGGAAATATGACAAAGCTTCACTATTT GGAACTGAATGATAATCATCTAAGTGGACGCATCCCTCCCGAGCTCGGAAAGCTTACTGAACTATTCGACTT AAATGTTGCTAACAACAACCTTGAGGGGCCGATTCCCGGTAATATTAGCTCGTGTACAAACCTTAACAGCCT AAATGTACATGGGAATAAGCTTAATGGAACAATACCCCCTACTTTGCAAAGCTTGGAGAGTATGACTTCTTT GAATCTTTCGTCAAACAACCTTCAAGGCGTTATTCCAATTGAGTTGTCACGGATTGGTAATTTGGATACATT GGACATTtcaaacaataaattaattggATCAATTCCTTCTTCCCTTGGTGACTTGGAACATCTTCTGAAGCT GAATCTTAGCAGAAACAATTTAACAGGACCTATTCCAGCAGAATTTGGTAATCTTAAAAGTGTTATGGAAAT TGATCTTTCTCATAACAAACTCTCTGACTTGATTCCTGTAGAGCTTGGTCAGCTACAGAACATAGCATCATT GAGGCTTGAAAACAACGAATTAACTGGGGATGTGGCGTCACTTGTAAATTGTCTTAGTCTTTCTCTGAT TAATGTATCCTATAACAATCTAGTTGGTGTTATTCCTACAAGCAACAACTTTACCAGGTTTTCACCTGACAG TTTCATTGGAAATCCTGGTCTTTGTGGTAATTGGCTTCATTTTCCATGTCAAGGCTCTCGCCCTGCTGAGCGAG TTACATTATCTAAGGCGGCTATTCTTGGAATTACGCTTGGTGCCCTTGTAATTCTTCTTATGATACTGCTGGCAGCTTGCCGGCCACACAACCCGTCTCCGTTTCCAGACGGATCACTCGAAAAACCAGGTGACAAATCAA TTACTTACTCGCCTCCAAAACTAGTGATTCTTCACATGAATATGGCACTTCATGTGTATGACGATATCATGAGGATGACTGAAAACCTGAGTGAGAAGTATATAATTGGAAATGGTGCATCAAGTACGGTTTATAAATGCGTTCTTAAAAATTGCAAGCCAGTTGCTATAAAGAGACTCTATTCTCACTTTCCACAATACTTGAAAGAATTTAAAACCGAGCTTGAGACGGTTGGCAGCATTAAGCACCGGAATCTAGTCAGTCTCCAAGGCTACTCTTTGTCACCGTATGGTCACCTTCTCTTTTATGACTACATGGAAAATGGAAGTCTATGGGATCTTCTTCATG GACCTACcacaaagaagaaaaaactcAACTGGGATCTGCGTCTAAAAATAGCACTTGGAGCAGCGCAAGGACTTGCATATTTACACCATGATTGCAGTCCTCGCATCATCCACAGGGACGTGAAATCATCAAATATTTTACTAGATGCAGACTTTGAGCCCCATCTCACCGATTTCGGCATTGCCAAAAGTCTCTGCCCTACAAAGTCACATACTTCTACTTACATTATGGGCACAATTGGCTACATTGACCCTGAGTATGCCAGAACTTCCCGTCTCACCGAGAAATCTGATGTTTACAGCTACGGAATTGTTTTACTCGAATTGCTAACTGGGAGAAAAGCTGTTGACAATGAATCCAACCTCCATCATCTA ATTTTGTCGAAGACAGCTGACAATGCAGTAATGGAAACAGTTGATCCCGACGTAACTGCCACATGCAAGGACTTAGGAGCAATAAAGAAAGTTTATCAGCTTGCTTTATTATGCACAAAGAGGCAGCCAGCTGATAGGCCAACAATGCATGAAGTGGCGCGCGTTTTAGCAAGTCTTGTGCCGTTAACCACCCCGCCGAAACAACTAACACCTCCACTGCCTGCAATATCTGCCAAACTGCCATGCTACATGGATGAGTATGCAAATCTCAAGACACCTCATTTAGTTAACTGTCCTTCCATGAGCACCTCAGATGCTCAACTTTTCCTCAAGTTTGGAGAAGTAATCTCTCAGAACAGTGAATGA